A region from the Anomaloglossus baeobatrachus isolate aAnoBae1 chromosome 11, aAnoBae1.hap1, whole genome shotgun sequence genome encodes:
- the LOC142255706 gene encoding N-formyl peptide receptor 2-like, whose amino-acid sequence MDPGDDNLTSYNTTLDNNDQSSDGYDDYYYDNILHKTTITIYSIAFVLGIIGNGLVIWIAGFRMKNTVSAVWFLHLAIADFLCCASLPLRIHEWAVYFSITSYISLSIFAYCTANIFLFNINMTSSVLLLTAMSIDRWVSVMWPFWVKVHRTCNVVRISAAIIWGLSLIVAGVLYYVYTYHVGDRNEWCIYFDYTIPYNPELYHTMQLIRLVIMCVIPFLIIVTSYVTIFYKIRKSKRSQRSQRSSRIITAVISCFFICWFPYYILPLIPVDDIHYFLVFIIHTIATSLACVNSCMNPIIYVFMGPGFRQGFFRSIPARVERALSEHPNDLCREGEDAGNTRSTDV is encoded by the coding sequence GTCATCTGATGGTTATGACGATTATTATTATGATAACATTTTACACAAGACGACAATTACAATATATAGCATTGCTTTTGTTCTCGGGATTATCGGTAATGGATTAGTCATCTGGATTGCCGGATTCAGGATGAAGAACACAGTCAGTGCCGTGTGGTTCCTCCACCTGGCCATCgcggacttcctgtgctgtgcgtctCTGCCTCTGAGGATTCATGAGTGGGCTGTATATTTCTCAATCACCTCATACATCAGTTTATCAATATTTGCATATTGCACAGCAAACATTTTTCTCTTTAATATAAACATGACCTCCAGTGTTCTCCTCCTGACGGCCATGAGTATTGACCGCTGGGTGTCCGTCATGTGGCCATTCTGGGTCAAAGTTCATAGAACCTGTAATGTGGTGAGAATCTCTGCAGCGATCATCTGGGGGCTGAGCCTCATTGTAGCGGGTGTACTGTATTACGTGTATACATACCATGTAGGTGATAGAAATGAATGGTGTATATATTTTGACTATACAATTCCTTATAACCCAGAGTTATATCACACCAtgcagctgatcagattagttataATGTGTGTGATTCCTTTTCTCATCATCGTCACctcttatgtcaccattttctacaAAATTAGAAAAAGTAAGAGATCCCAGAGATCTCAGAGATCCTCCAGGATCATCACCGCTGTTATATCGTGTTTCTTCATCTGCTGGTTTCCATATTACATCCTCCCACTAATACCCGTTGATGACATACATTACTTTCTAGTCTTTATTATACACACTATTGCTACCAGCCTGGCTTGTGTTAACAGTTGCATGAATCCAATCATTTATGTATTTATGGGACCGGGATTCCGACAAGGTTTCTTCAGATCCATCCCCGCCAGGGTAGAAAGAGCCTTAAGTGAACATCCTAATGACCTGTGCAGAGAAGGAGAAGATGCGGGAAATACTCGCTCTACTGATGTGTAA